One region of Solanum pennellii chromosome 6, SPENNV200 genomic DNA includes:
- the LOC107022180 gene encoding uncharacterized protein LOC107022180 → MGEISKKARSSTKSGSLHTGGAQSQGSARRKLENKLRRPVTQAKAFKATHITKKKNPEDPDVWIEPRVEVTYNRYLHALEDLQQTLPEENQGMPLTQEQSERNYVEGDEKPQNNN, encoded by the exons ATGGGTGAGATCAGTAAAAAGGCAAGATCATCTACTAAGAGTGGTTCTCTACACACAGGTGGGgctcaaagtcaaggaagtgcGAGGAGGAAATTG gAAAATAAACTCAGAAGACCGGTAACTCAGGCTAAGGCATTTAAGGCAACACAcattacaaaaaagaaaaatcctgAAGATCCAGATGTATGGATTGAACCGCGAGTTGAAGTGACCTAT aATCGATATCTTCATGCTTTGGAGGATTTACAACAAACTCTTCCCGAAGAAAATCAAGGTATGCCACTTACTCAAGAACAGTCTGAGAGA AATTATGTTGAAG GTGATGAGAAGCCGCAGAATAACAATTAG